GTACTATTGAAGTAACAATGGGACGTATCTATGATTATAAAGCCAAATATTCCGATTATCTGGAATTGCGTAAAGACCGTCGCGTGCACCAGCAAAAAGCATACGATGAGCAGCAAAAAATGATCGCGGAAACACAGGAATTTATTGACCGTTTTAAAGGAACCTATTCCAAAACCTTACAGGTACAATCCCGTGTGAAGATGCTGGAAAAATTGGAAATTGTAGAGGTAGACGAAGTGGATACTTCGGCACTGCGCTTAAAATTCCCGCCCTCACCGCGTTCCGGGCAATATCCGGTAGTTGTGGAAGGATTGTCCAAAGCCTATGACAACCATGTGGTTTTTAACGATGCCAATATGGTTATTGAAAGAGGTGAGAAAGTAGCCTTTGTAGGGAAAAACGGAGAAGGAAAATCGACCATGATCAAAGCGATCATGAACGAAATTAACTTTGAAGGAAAACTGGAAGTGGGACACAATGTTAAGATCGGATACTTCGCACAGAACCAGGCGTCATTATTGGACGAGAACGTAACTGTTTTTGAAACAATCGATCATATTGCTGTGGGTGACATCCGTACCAAGATCAAGGATTTGTTAGGAGCGTTTATGTTTAGCGGTGACAACACCACTAAAAAAGTAAAAGTATTGTCCGGAGGAGAAAAAACCCGTCTGGCGATGATCAAACTGTTGCTGGAGCCGGTTAATGTCCTGATTCTGGATGAGCCTACGAACCATCTGGATATGAAAACCAAGGATATCATCAAAGATGCGCTAAAAGATTTCGACGGAACGCTGATCCTGGTATCGCACGACCGTGACTTCCTGGACGGACTGGCGACAAAAGTATTCGAATTCGGAAACAAAAGAGTTAAAGAACACTTTGAAGATATTAAAGGATTCCTGGAATTAAAGAAAATGGAAAGCCTGAGAGAGATTGAAAAATAAGCTATTCAGGGAATATAATAAAAAGGGCGGTTAATCTAATAACCGCCCTTTTTTTATTCGTTTTTCAAAATGCTTTTTCGTTTGTAGTATAAGGCAATATAGGAAGCAATCCCGCAAACGAGCCCGATGATAATCATGTTGCGCAGCGCACTAACCGTTTGGGATAACTCCCCGTTTTCGATAATCAGTATCCGGAAAGCCTTCAGGAAATGTGTTAGCGGAATCACATCGGCAACACATTGCACCCAAAACGGCATCTGGCTTAACGGCCACGTAAAACCACTCAAAATAAAACTGGGTGTGGCAATTACCATTAAAATTTCGGTTGCTTTAAGCTGGTTCGGAACCAGTATGCTAACTAGTACGCCGATAAAGCAGACGGAAATCACAAAGATGCCGGCCACAAAAGTAAGCGGTAACAGGTTGTCAAAAAACGGAATCCGGAACCATAATGTAAACAGCCAGTACAGGATCCATAATCCGAAACTCATAAGCAGATACGGAATGATTTTAACAGCCATCAGCTTTAACAGGGACGGACATTTCTGAACCAGTTCCCGGAATGTTCCGTTTTCATACTCGGAGGCAAACGATAACGCAAGCCCTAACAGTAAAACCTGCTGTAAAACGGTTGCCAGTACGCCCGGCCAGAGGAAATACATATAATTCGTACTGCGGTTGTACTTTTTGATAAAAGTCGTTCTGAACGGTTCGTATTGCGTCATGACGAGGTTTTCGGGAGTACCTTGCTTGCGCAGGGTTTCAATCTGCACACCGGCTTTTAAAGTACCCAGGCAGACCTGTAAAGCCGAAGAAGCATAATTGGCCGTCAGCACATTTGAAGTGTTGACGATCGTAATGATTTCCGGATACTTTTTAGTGAGTACCTTCTTTTCAAACCCTTTCGGGATCATGACCACACAGGCAGCTTCTTTGTCGATGGTGACTTTTGATAAATTGTTCTGATCATACAGCGTTGCGGCAACATTCAGGACCTCATTGTCTTCAAACATCTGAATGACTTTCGCACTCATCTCGCTGCGGTCTTCATCTACCACTACAATCGGCAGGTCGGTTACCTTACCTTTACCGTAAACATAACCCAATAAGATACCGTATAAAAGCGGTGCTCCGATAAACAATAACCGAAGGACCTTATTTTGCCAGAAGAA
This region of Flavobacterium inviolabile genomic DNA includes:
- a CDS encoding ABC-F family ATP-binding cassette domain-containing protein, with amino-acid sequence MITVNDISVQFGGTTLFSDVTFAINENDKIALMGKNGAGKSTLLKIIAGVNKPSTGNISAPKEAVIAYLPQHLLTKDDATVFEETSKAFATIFEMKNEIDAINEQLTVRTDYESDEYMKLIERVSELSEKFYSIEEVNYEAEIEKVLKGLGFVREDFTRPTSEFSGGWRMRIELAKILLQKPDLILLDEPTNHMDIESIQWLEDFLINSAKAVMVISHDRAFVDNITNRTIEVTMGRIYDYKAKYSDYLELRKDRRVHQQKAYDEQQKMIAETQEFIDRFKGTYSKTLQVQSRVKMLEKLEIVEVDEVDTSALRLKFPPSPRSGQYPVVVEGLSKAYDNHVVFNDANMVIERGEKVAFVGKNGEGKSTMIKAIMNEINFEGKLEVGHNVKIGYFAQNQASLLDENVTVFETIDHIAVGDIRTKIKDLLGAFMFSGDNTTKKVKVLSGGEKTRLAMIKLLLEPVNVLILDEPTNHLDMKTKDIIKDALKDFDGTLILVSHDRDFLDGLATKVFEFGNKRVKEHFEDIKGFLELKKMESLREIEK
- a CDS encoding ABC transporter permease, producing MENFWSLFKREFRFFWQNKVLRLLFIGAPLLYGILLGYVYGKGKVTDLPIVVVDEDRSEMSAKVIQMFEDNEVLNVAATLYDQNNLSKVTIDKEAACVVMIPKGFEKKVLTKKYPEIITIVNTSNVLTANYASSALQVCLGTLKAGVQIETLRKQGTPENLVMTQYEPFRTTFIKKYNRSTNYMYFLWPGVLATVLQQVLLLGLALSFASEYENGTFRELVQKCPSLLKLMAVKIIPYLLMSFGLWILYWLFTLWFRIPFFDNLLPLTFVAGIFVISVCFIGVLVSILVPNQLKATEILMVIATPSFILSGFTWPLSQMPFWVQCVADVIPLTHFLKAFRILIIENGELSQTVSALRNMIIIGLVCGIASYIALYYKRKSILKNE